ACTGCTTCAAGAGAGGATCGAAGAACCCGTTTACATTCAATAATCCGATCGGTTTGGAAAGTACTCCTAGTTGATTCCAGGAAGTTACCTCGACCAATTCTTCTAACGTGCCAATCCCGCCTGGCAAAGCGATGAATGCTACTGACTTTTCATACATGAGCAGCTTTCTCTCATGCATAGTAGGAACCAAGATCAGCTCGGTGATCTTCTTATGAGCGATTTCTTTTTGAGAGAGAAATTCGGGCAAGACACCGATTACGGTTCCTCCCTTTTCCAAAACGGAATCAGCAACGGCTCCCATAAGACCGGAAGTTGCTCCTCCGTACACCAAGCCCAATCCTTCAGAGGCCATGAGATGGCCTAGAAATTCTGCGGCTTGCAAATAGCGAGGATCAGTACCGGGACGAGAACCGCAGAATACACAGATGGCTGGTTTCATTGTAAGTCAGGATCGTTCTTGGAGAGAGCTTGGCAACGATTAATAAAATTGAGGACTTTGTTTGTCCAGCAAGGTTCGAGTTGAACCTTCGACATCTACGGGATCCGGATGGATTAGGATCTCGGTATATGGAAATTCTTCCTTCATTTCATCCATAATGGATTCTAAGATCTTATGGACTTCTTCCAAAGTATAGGTCTTCGGGAATTCCAGATGAAACTCTAAGAATTTTCTTTCGCCAGCAGAACGCGCTCTCAAATCATGATAGCCCAAAACCCGCGGATGATGTTCCGAAATAATTCTCAGGATCGTTTCTCTGTAATCATCAGAAAAATCCCGATCCATCAGAATGTTTAGGCTCTTCTTGAAAACTTTTAAGAAACCAGAAAGCAAGTAGAGAGCGATGAATCCCCCGATCAACGGGTCCAACCAAGTCCAGCCGGTATAAAACTCGATCCCTAAGGAAAGAAGGATCAGAAAATTGCTGAGCAGGTCGGAAAGATAATGGAGACTGTCTGCTTCGATCAAAACAGAATTTGTTCTCTTGATCACTGTCCGTTGATATAGCACCAATATCCCAGTCAAGATCATAGAGATGGTCATCACAAAAACAGAAGAAAGTTCCGGTTGAAAAGAATGAGATCCTAATCCGGAAACGAATGACTGGTAAAAAAGCCAAATACAAGAAGCGGTAAAGATGATGGATTGAAAGAGTCCGGCTATTGCTTCCGCTTTTCCGTGACCATATCTATGTTCCGAATCAGGAGGTTGGGCAGAAATATAGAGAGCATAAAAATTGATCGAAGAACTTAGGAAATCCAAACAGGAATCCAAACCGGAAGCGATCACCGCCATAGAGCCCTGGGACAAACCTACCCAAAGTTTAGTCCCGGCCAGAACAGAAGCAAAAAGCACCGAAACAAATCCGGCCGTGATCTTGGATTTAGAAGTACCGGAACTCATACTCTAAATGTTTCTTTTTGCACGATTCCTTCCTCCCTTTTTTTATCCGATGACAAAAAAGAATTAGGCCTTGCGTCTAAGATCCTTAGACTTTGCGCTTACTCTGCGATCTACCAAATTGCATTTCTTAAAATAAGGACTAGATTTCCATGAGGTTGATTTTGAATACGTTTCTCAGATCTTTTCTTTTCTGCTTTCTCTTAGTCGGTTTCTCGCTTGCGTCCTCTCTTTCTGCCCAAGCTGTAAATCCCAAGCTCCCGGATCCGGATGCTCTCGAGAGAGAAGCAGATGATCTGGATTACCAAGCAAGAACTACCCAAAATCCCGCAGAAAGTAGAAGGCTGAGCCAACAAGCAGATGCGAAACGTAAACTTGCAGTGGATACTCGTAACGAGATGCATGATCGAGAATTAGAAAAGCCTTATAATAAACCGACTCTTGAACTGCAATGGAACGCGATGCAATCGACTTGGGAATCCGAAGCATTAGCTAGAAATAAAAACTTAGGAGTAAACACATATAACGCTCTTCTCAATCAAGCAGGAGCATATCAAGCTGCGAAAACAAACGCAGCAGGTTTAGGCCTAAACCCGAATCTATTAAACGATAACTTGACCACTTATTCGAGCCCACAAGGAAATACTAAGACCGCATTTCCGATCAGGGCCACCTATTTGAATACCGCAAAGACATTCGGGATCGAATTCAATTATTTAGATGTTAGAATGAAACCTTCTTATACTACATTCGATGTGGCTTCTTCTCTCTCTTCGGCGGCACCTATACAATTTCATTCGGTAGAATACAGAAGATTAGATTACTCTCTTAACTTTGCCTGGTATGTGATTACAGGAACGGGAAGGATAGGACTTGCGGCGGGAGCAAGAAACTTAGATATCTATTCTAAGGAATATGGAAACATTCCGGGAAACTACGGCTTCGGAAGTTCGGAAGAAAAAGCCGGTGGCTTGGGTCCTCAGATCGGGATCCGTCTCTTTAAGAATTTTAGCGCGAGTTTGATCGGTCATTTCCGTGCAGACTACTTTCGTACATTAGGACATTATAATAGAACTACCCAAGGCGTGCTATCTGGAGTAAGTGGACCTTATATTTTAGATACTGCCTCCATGGGAGGAATAAAAGCGAATCTAATCAGTCGAACAGGATACGAAATAGATACAGGAATTTCCTTTATGAGAAGCCGCTGGTTAAAGTATACCTTCGGATTTCAATTTACCGAATTGGCATCCAAGATCTCAGGCTATAACTATAACCCTACCGTATTCCCAGGTGCACCGGGAGATCCGCTCTTTTTAAATCAGGTTTCTAAACCTCTAGATCAATTCTCTTCCGGTTCCGCATTGGGAAAGGAAGTACATGATAAATTCTACGGATTTTATTTTGGATTATCTTTGATTATTTGAAGAAGAGAGAGATATTCCGCCCCATCTCAAAATGGAGCGGAATTAAGAAATTAAGCCGCTTGAGAAGCGGGAACCAATCCGGTTCTTTCGAGCAGGTAGTAAGCTCCGAATAGAGAAGAGATATAAACTGCATCGCCAAAAAGTCCGTATTGGAAGAATGGGATCGCAGCTACATAACATTCTACTAAGCCTGCGCAATCAAGACTATACATTCCTGAGGTTAACCATACAAAGAAGTTAGTGATCACGAAGAAGGAAACAGATCCTGCTAGTCCAGTGATCGCCAAGCTTCCAACGGAAACTCGGTTCTTCAGATAGATTCCTACAAGAGCGAAAACTACGAAGAATCCGTAGATTACAGGCATCAAGGAATGATAACCGATGAATAGATCGCTAATCAGCATAATTCCCAATGGAAGGGTAAGAGCTAACCAACGATTAGATAGATAAACTCCCCCGAATAAAGAAACTGCTAAGACTGGGGTGAAGTTAGGCAAATGAGGAAGAAAACGACTTACGATCGCAATTAACATCAATGCTAAGGCTACAAAGTTTCTGGATAGTGCCATGTTCTTTCTGGAATCCTTTTCCCGAATTGTATCACGA
Above is a window of Leptospira semungkisensis DNA encoding:
- a CDS encoding cation diffusion facilitator family transporter encodes the protein MSSGTSKSKITAGFVSVLFASVLAGTKLWVGLSQGSMAVIASGLDSCLDFLSSSINFYALYISAQPPDSEHRYGHGKAEAIAGLFQSIIFTASCIWLFYQSFVSGLGSHSFQPELSSVFVMTISMILTGILVLYQRTVIKRTNSVLIEADSLHYLSDLLSNFLILLSLGIEFYTGWTWLDPLIGGFIALYLLSGFLKVFKKSLNILMDRDFSDDYRETILRIISEHHPRVLGYHDLRARSAGERKFLEFHLEFPKTYTLEEVHKILESIMDEMKEEFPYTEILIHPDPVDVEGSTRTLLDKQSPQFY
- a CDS encoding LA_2444/LA_4059 family outer membrane protein, which gives rise to MRLILNTFLRSFLFCFLLVGFSLASSLSAQAVNPKLPDPDALEREADDLDYQARTTQNPAESRRLSQQADAKRKLAVDTRNEMHDRELEKPYNKPTLELQWNAMQSTWESEALARNKNLGVNTYNALLNQAGAYQAAKTNAAGLGLNPNLLNDNLTTYSSPQGNTKTAFPIRATYLNTAKTFGIEFNYLDVRMKPSYTTFDVASSLSSAAPIQFHSVEYRRLDYSLNFAWYVITGTGRIGLAAGARNLDIYSKEYGNIPGNYGFGSSEEKAGGLGPQIGIRLFKNFSASLIGHFRADYFRTLGHYNRTTQGVLSGVSGPYILDTASMGGIKANLISRTGYEIDTGISFMRSRWLKYTFGFQFTELASKISGYNYNPTVFPGAPGDPLFLNQVSKPLDQFSSGSALGKEVHDKFYGFYFGLSLII
- a CDS encoding DUF6580 family putative transport protein gives rise to the protein MALSRNFVALALMLIAIVSRFLPHLPNFTPVLAVSLFGGVYLSNRWLALTLPLGIMLISDLFIGYHSLMPVIYGFFVVFALVGIYLKNRVSVGSLAITGLAGSVSFFVITNFFVWLTSGMYSLDCAGLVECYVAAIPFFQYGLFGDAVYISSLFGAYYLLERTGLVPASQAA
- a CDS encoding TIGR00730 family Rossman fold protein, whose product is MKPAICVFCGSRPGTDPRYLQAAEFLGHLMASEGLGLVYGGATSGLMGAVADSVLEKGGTVIGVLPEFLSQKEIAHKKITELILVPTMHERKLLMYEKSVAFIALPGGIGTLEELVEVTSWNQLGVLSKPIGLLNVNGFFDPLLKQLDHMVQEGFLDSQTRDWIEVSADPENLLEKILKRTRLI